From Paraflavitalea devenefica, the proteins below share one genomic window:
- a CDS encoding VOC family protein, translated as MVLNPYLNFDGNAEEAFRFYHAVFGGELSIRRMTEAPGTENLPDNEKNRVLHASLPIGKGQFLMASDCLPSAGHVLKMGNNNYISVAPDSRQEADRLFNGLSAGGKIEMPLEDMFWGDYFGSFVDKFGVHWMINYSNQPS; from the coding sequence ATGGTTCTCAATCCTTATTTGAATTTTGATGGGAATGCCGAAGAAGCATTCCGTTTTTACCATGCTGTTTTCGGCGGTGAATTGTCTATCCGGAGAATGACTGAAGCGCCGGGTACGGAAAACTTACCGGACAATGAAAAGAACAGGGTGTTGCACGCATCCCTGCCTATTGGCAAAGGCCAGTTCCTGATGGCTTCCGATTGTCTTCCTTCTGCCGGTCATGTACTGAAGATGGGTAACAACAACTATATTTCTGTTGCACCTGATAGCCGGCAGGAAGCAGACCGCCTCTTCAACGGTCTCTCTGCAGGCGGAAAAATAGAAATGCCGCTGGAAGACATGTTCTGGGGCGATTATTTTGGTTCTTTCGTAGACAAGTTTGGTGTACACTGGATGATCAATTACAGCAACCAACCCTCCTGA
- a CDS encoding arylsulfatase, producing the protein MSVLLAGTAIAILLGWKNKPETTLPQPKRPNIIVILADDLGFSDLGCYGGEIKTPNLDYLAQNGLRYTQFYNTSRCCPSRASLLTGLYNHQAGIGKMTEAENEPGYYGHITQNTVTLAEVLKTAGYHTAMTGKWHVSNTNVQKTPQEQLDWLNHRTTHETFSPLEQYPTSRGFDKFFGTLWGVIDFYDPFSLVSGTQPITSVPKDYYHTDAINDTAVAYIREFAKTKQPFFLYVAENAPHWPLQAEPKDIAKYKDTYKVGWEAIRKARYEKMVKMGLIDPRQTKLPQRWNDKLTWANNPDTAWDALAMAVHAAMIDRMDQGIGRIINTLRATGQLDNTLIVFLSDNGASSENAANYGPGFDRSGETRDGRKIIFATKKEAPPGPQTTYASIGQRWANVSNTPYQYWKAESWEGGVHTPMIAYWPKGITAPKGSFNSHVGHVMDFMSTVVELSGATYPATYKGHTIPATTGLSLVPSFSGQQNKGHQTLFNEHFGARYAREGDWKLVSGSGRDSTWRLFNLAADHTETVDLAVQYPDKVKHIDSLWRQWANTHNVFPKPGSRK; encoded by the coding sequence ATGAGTGTGCTATTGGCAGGAACCGCCATAGCCATATTGTTGGGATGGAAGAACAAACCGGAAACTACGCTGCCCCAACCGAAGCGCCCCAACATCATCGTCATCCTCGCCGATGACCTCGGCTTTTCCGACCTGGGTTGTTATGGCGGGGAGATCAAAACGCCTAACCTCGACTACCTGGCGCAGAACGGCCTCCGCTATACCCAATTTTACAACACCTCACGTTGCTGTCCCTCCCGCGCTTCCCTGCTCACCGGGCTCTACAACCACCAGGCTGGTATTGGTAAAATGACCGAAGCAGAAAATGAGCCGGGCTACTACGGGCACATCACCCAAAATACCGTTACCCTGGCGGAAGTATTAAAAACAGCCGGTTACCATACCGCCATGACGGGCAAATGGCATGTGTCCAATACCAATGTACAGAAGACCCCGCAGGAACAGCTCGACTGGCTGAACCATCGCACCACCCATGAAACTTTTTCGCCGCTGGAACAATATCCTACCAGTCGCGGCTTCGATAAATTCTTTGGTACTCTCTGGGGAGTCATAGACTTCTATGATCCCTTCAGCCTCGTCAGTGGCACCCAACCCATTACCAGTGTGCCCAAAGATTATTACCACACGGATGCCATCAACGATACAGCGGTGGCCTACATCAGGGAATTTGCAAAAACAAAACAACCTTTCTTTTTATACGTAGCGGAAAATGCACCACACTGGCCGCTGCAGGCAGAACCGAAGGACATTGCCAAATACAAAGACACCTATAAAGTGGGTTGGGAAGCCATCCGCAAAGCACGTTATGAAAAGATGGTGAAGATGGGGCTTATTGATCCCCGGCAAACCAAACTACCCCAAAGATGGAACGACAAGCTTACCTGGGCAAACAATCCCGATACTGCCTGGGATGCGCTGGCCATGGCCGTGCATGCCGCCATGATCGATCGCATGGACCAGGGCATTGGCCGCATCATCAACACCCTGCGGGCAACAGGACAACTCGATAATACGCTCATCGTATTCCTGTCTGACAACGGCGCCAGCTCCGAAAATGCCGCCAATTATGGGCCCGGTTTCGACCGTTCCGGTGAAACACGCGATGGCCGCAAGATCATCTTCGCCACCAAAAAAGAAGCGCCACCCGGACCACAAACTACTTACGCGTCTATTGGGCAGCGTTGGGCCAATGTGTCCAACACGCCTTATCAATACTGGAAAGCGGAGTCCTGGGAAGGTGGCGTACACACGCCCATGATCGCTTACTGGCCCAAAGGCATTACCGCCCCCAAAGGCAGCTTCAATAGTCATGTAGGCCACGTCATGGACTTCATGAGCACCGTAGTGGAATTGTCGGGCGCTACTTATCCCGCTACCTATAAAGGTCATACCATTCCGGCCACTACTGGTCTCAGCCTCGTGCCTTCTTTCAGCGGGCAACAAAACAAAGGACACCAGACACTCTTCAATGAGCATTTCGGCGCCCGTTATGCACGCGAAGGCGACTGGAAACTGGTATCGGGCAGTGGCAGGGACAGCACCTGGCGTTTGTTCAACCTGGCCGCTGATCATACGGAGACCGTTGACCTCGCCGTACAATACCCCGATAAAGTAAAACACATAGACAGCCTTTGGCGGCAATGGGCCAATACCCACAATGTATTCCCCAAACCTGGTAGCAGAAAATAA
- a CDS encoding glucuronyl esterase domain-containing protein, giving the protein MKRLFLLMQLTLVVTAAGYAQFGRLSRADSLRRDSINRVTQQDYKQMLSQLQITAIRPGPSGNPQSPNAANTDESRASPYTTLPNPLVLNNGQPVTDANTWWKLRRPEIVEAFDREIYGRAPKHTPPVNWEVVSTAREMNGNFPVIIKKLVGHVDNSAYKAITVDIQLSLTVPADAKGPVPVMMEFGFQFPPGFTPPRDTSRNAPPSWQQQLLAKGWGYAILVPTSYQADNGAGLTQGIIGLVNKGQPRKPDDWGALRAWAWGASRALDYFETDKSVDVKRVGIEGLSRYGKAALVTMAYEPRFAIGFIGSSGAGGAKILRRIFGEQVENLASSGGYHWFAGNFIRYAGPLTPADLPVDAHELIALCAPRPVFISVGSPTVEGQWVDAKGMFLGGVHAGPVYTLLGKKDLGTREMPQQETGLLEGDLAFRQHSGGHTTGPNWPVFIAFAERYFTAK; this is encoded by the coding sequence ATGAAACGCCTTTTCCTATTGATGCAACTTACCCTTGTGGTAACAGCAGCGGGTTATGCCCAGTTTGGCCGGTTATCACGGGCCGACAGCCTGCGCCGCGACAGCATTAACCGGGTAACGCAGCAGGACTATAAGCAAATGCTCTCCCAGTTGCAGATCACTGCTATCAGACCCGGCCCCTCAGGTAATCCCCAATCGCCCAATGCTGCCAATACCGACGAGTCAAGGGCTTCTCCCTACACTACCCTACCCAACCCACTGGTGCTAAACAACGGCCAACCGGTAACGGATGCCAACACCTGGTGGAAGCTGCGCCGTCCCGAAATTGTGGAAGCCTTCGACCGCGAGATATACGGCCGGGCGCCTAAGCATACGCCCCCGGTAAACTGGGAAGTAGTGAGTACTGCCCGTGAAATGAATGGCAACTTCCCGGTGATCATCAAAAAGCTGGTGGGCCATGTAGACAATTCCGCTTATAAAGCCATCACTGTTGATATACAATTAAGCCTGACTGTTCCTGCTGATGCGAAAGGGCCGGTGCCGGTAATGATGGAATTTGGTTTCCAGTTCCCGCCGGGCTTTACGCCTCCCCGCGATACTTCCCGCAACGCGCCACCTTCCTGGCAGCAACAATTATTAGCCAAAGGTTGGGGCTATGCGATCCTGGTGCCCACGAGTTACCAGGCCGATAACGGGGCTGGTTTAACACAGGGCATTATTGGTCTGGTGAACAAGGGTCAGCCGCGTAAGCCGGATGACTGGGGGGCACTGCGCGCCTGGGCCTGGGGCGCCAGCCGTGCGCTGGATTATTTCGAGACGGATAAATCGGTAGATGTAAAACGCGTAGGTATTGAAGGGTTGTCGCGATATGGCAAGGCGGCGCTGGTAACGATGGCTTATGAGCCGCGGTTTGCGATCGGCTTTATTGGTTCTTCCGGAGCAGGCGGCGCCAAGATCCTGCGCCGGATATTTGGCGAGCAGGTGGAAAACCTCGCTTCTTCCGGAGGATACCATTGGTTTGCCGGCAATTTTATCAGGTATGCGGGTCCGTTAACGCCTGCCGATCTGCCGGTAGATGCCCATGAACTGATAGCGCTCTGTGCACCGCGCCCGGTATTCATCAGTGTCGGCTCTCCTACAGTAGAAGGGCAATGGGTAGATGCCAAAGGCATGTTCCTCGGTGGCGTACATGCCGGTCCGGTATATACTTTATTAGGTAAAAAGGACCTGGGCACCCGGGAGATGCCTCAACAGGAAACGGGCTTACTGGAAGGCGATCTTGCCTTCCGCCAGCATAGCGGTGGTCATACTACGGGTCCCAACTGGCCGGTGTTCATCGCATTTGCAGAGCGATATTTCACGGCTAAGTAA
- a CDS encoding sialate O-acetylesterase produces MKRTYRKKLLSFFVACSPLLSLVYGQTAIRPALSLPQLVRDSMVLQRDANTRIWGRAAAGEKVTVRFNNKTYRTTTGNDGKWQVQLAPAKAGGPYTMQIDASQHHLMLKDILIGDVWICSGQSNMVHQMILHRERYEKEIAAANYPQIRHFWIPTMTDLQGPHDDLPTGYWKTANPQDVLQFSAVAYFFARKLYEQYKVPIGLINASVGGTPIQAWTSEEGLAAFPAIAATITQNKDTAHTNGLIRAMQAFNNSRPKQEDKGLTGAVPWYAISYQSKGWRSINVPGYWEDQGIRDLDGVVWYRKEIDVPAAMAQLPAKIALGRIIDADELYVNGKQVGRTTYQYPQRRYLLPAGVLQPGKNLLVVRVTNQSGKGGFVPDKPYYLSAGQDTIDLKGTWQYRVGDVFIPQRFNGVSFSAQNSPTALYNAMLAPATPYTIKGFLWYQGEANTGNAREYAALMPALIKDWRTKWGQGDLPFLYVQLPNYMDVQYLPMESHWAATREAQLKALSVPNTGMAVAIDLGEWNDIHPDNKKDVGERLSLLADQLVYGNKNIVASGPLYDTVLIEGNKMKIRFHHVGGGLITNDGEAPGEFAIAGADKKFVWAKAKIEGDQVIVWNDAIAQPLYVRYAWADNPANPNLYNREGLPASPFRTDQ; encoded by the coding sequence ATGAAACGAACTTACCGGAAAAAGCTCCTCTCCTTTTTTGTTGCCTGCAGTCCCCTGTTATCATTGGTATATGGTCAAACGGCTATACGGCCTGCCCTGAGCCTGCCGCAATTGGTGCGGGACAGCATGGTGCTGCAGCGTGATGCCAACACCCGTATCTGGGGCCGCGCAGCAGCCGGTGAAAAGGTGACCGTGCGGTTCAACAACAAGACTTATAGAACGACCACGGGCAACGATGGTAAATGGCAGGTGCAACTGGCGCCTGCGAAAGCCGGCGGCCCTTACACGATGCAGATTGACGCCAGCCAGCATCATCTTATGCTAAAAGATATTCTTATAGGCGATGTATGGATCTGTTCGGGGCAATCGAATATGGTGCACCAGATGATCCTGCACCGGGAGCGGTATGAAAAGGAAATTGCGGCCGCCAATTATCCGCAGATACGTCATTTCTGGATACCCACAATGACCGACCTGCAGGGCCCGCATGATGACCTGCCCACCGGCTACTGGAAAACCGCCAATCCGCAGGATGTATTACAGTTCTCAGCCGTAGCTTATTTTTTTGCACGCAAGCTGTATGAGCAATATAAGGTTCCTATTGGCCTGATCAATGCCAGTGTGGGCGGTACGCCTATACAGGCATGGACCAGCGAAGAAGGGCTGGCCGCATTTCCCGCGATCGCTGCCACCATTACCCAAAATAAGGATACAGCGCATACCAACGGACTTATACGGGCCATGCAGGCCTTTAATAACAGCCGGCCTAAGCAGGAAGATAAAGGATTGACAGGCGCTGTGCCCTGGTATGCTATCAGCTATCAATCCAAAGGATGGCGGTCTATCAATGTGCCTGGCTACTGGGAAGACCAGGGCATCCGCGACCTGGACGGCGTGGTATGGTACCGCAAAGAGATTGATGTTCCTGCAGCCATGGCGCAATTGCCGGCTAAGATTGCACTGGGCAGGATCATAGATGCAGATGAACTGTACGTAAACGGGAAGCAGGTGGGCCGTACTACTTATCAATATCCGCAAAGAAGGTATCTGTTGCCTGCGGGTGTTTTACAGCCGGGGAAAAACCTATTGGTGGTGCGTGTTACTAACCAATCCGGCAAAGGCGGGTTTGTACCCGATAAGCCTTATTACCTTAGTGCGGGACAGGATACGATTGACCTGAAAGGCACCTGGCAATACCGCGTGGGCGATGTGTTCATTCCCCAACGTTTTAACGGCGTTTCTTTTTCTGCACAGAATAGTCCTACCGCTTTGTATAATGCCATGCTGGCCCCTGCCACCCCTTATACCATTAAAGGTTTCCTGTGGTACCAGGGCGAAGCCAATACCGGCAACGCCCGGGAATATGCTGCCCTGATGCCGGCGCTGATCAAAGACTGGCGCACTAAATGGGGCCAGGGTGATCTTCCCTTCCTGTATGTACAGTTGCCCAATTATATGGATGTGCAATACCTGCCTATGGAAAGCCATTGGGCCGCTACGCGGGAAGCACAACTGAAAGCATTGTCCGTACCGAACACCGGCATGGCTGTAGCGATTGACCTGGGTGAATGGAATGATATTCACCCGGACAATAAGAAAGACGTAGGCGAACGGTTGTCGCTGCTGGCAGACCAGTTGGTTTATGGTAATAAAAACATCGTAGCATCGGGACCGCTGTATGATACCGTACTAATTGAAGGGAACAAGATGAAGATCCGCTTCCATCATGTTGGCGGCGGACTGATCACGAATGACGGTGAAGCGCCCGGTGAGTTTGCCATTGCTGGCGCCGATAAAAAGTTTGTATGGGCCAAAGCGAAGATCGAAGGCGACCAGGTGATCGTATGGAATGACGCCATTGCCCAACCGCTGTATGTGCGGTATGCCTGGGCCGACAATCCTGCCAATCCCAACCTGTATAACAGGGAAGGCCTGCCCGCTTCCCCCTTCAGAACAGATCAGTAA
- a CDS encoding GH92 family glycosyl hydrolase, with protein MNRLFNPRTGLAGLLLLAGCIAGAQDIKSYTSYVNPFIGTAPLTDSAILGYNLPQGWRSWAGLVFPGSSLPNAMVQLSPMTEYGSGAGYEYEDDVIYGFTHTNKGHWNLCNIPLLPVSGATDTGSKFVSHFSHKKETASPAFYQVYLDDYNVNVSLTSTLRCGFHKYEYKDNNNRKILFDLAKANNRVSDWTIEQVGSTALQGYQQLGREKIYFYAVVNKGIDKLEKKKEGAADGWALVHISNGNNTPVELKIALSFVSTQNAQQNLGQEIGNRSFDDIRKAGNQTWEAVLSKIQVKGGTEKQKRMFYSCFYRSLLWPALLSDVNGEYTDAKRQVVKADFNYYTIPSLWDTYRNKDVLLGIVSPQVTLDVIKSLKDIGDKMGFIPTFFHGDHAASSITGAYLRGITNFDVKGTYQLLLRNATVEGGTRPHITEYIQKGYISEPDIAAPHVETKAKAGVSKTLEYAYDDYSVAQLAKQLGDTANYRLFMVRSKNYKNVFDPSTRFMRGRLENGEWVRHFNPQYPYYEYMYREANAWQVSFYAPHDMKGLIELYGGAKNFEAKLDSLFTVPWNPNYIARNVETMVGQYCQGNQPDHEAPFAYHFIGKPEKSQKILDHILNNLYGIGEDGLILSGMDDAGEMSAWYLFSALGLYPFSATDPEYIVTVPLFDQVSWRQTNGKLLTIKKSGNSRHMRAILVNGKKNTGYFVPHELFKKGGEVVIQTR; from the coding sequence GTGAACAGACTATTCAACCCGCGAACAGGCCTGGCCGGCCTCCTGCTGCTGGCAGGTTGCATCGCCGGCGCACAGGACATCAAAAGCTATACCTCCTATGTAAATCCTTTCATCGGTACAGCACCACTCACCGATTCGGCTATTCTTGGATATAACCTGCCCCAAGGATGGCGGTCATGGGCCGGGCTCGTATTTCCCGGTTCCTCTTTACCCAATGCCATGGTGCAGTTAAGCCCTATGACAGAATATGGCTCCGGCGCAGGATATGAATATGAAGACGATGTCATCTATGGATTCACCCATACCAATAAAGGACATTGGAACCTTTGCAATATACCATTGTTGCCCGTTTCCGGTGCAACGGATACCGGCAGTAAATTCGTGTCCCACTTCTCCCACAAAAAAGAGACAGCTTCGCCGGCTTTCTACCAGGTATACCTCGATGATTATAACGTAAACGTGAGCCTTACTTCCACCCTGCGGTGCGGGTTCCATAAATACGAGTACAAAGACAACAACAACCGGAAAATACTCTTCGATCTGGCCAAAGCCAATAACAGGGTCTCCGACTGGACCATTGAGCAGGTAGGCAGTACTGCCTTGCAGGGCTATCAACAGTTGGGCAGGGAGAAAATATACTTCTATGCTGTCGTTAACAAGGGCATTGACAAGCTGGAAAAAAAGAAGGAAGGCGCCGCCGATGGATGGGCGCTGGTACACATCAGCAATGGCAACAACACACCGGTAGAGCTCAAAATAGCCTTATCATTTGTCAGCACACAAAATGCCCAACAGAACCTTGGACAGGAAATAGGCAACCGGTCATTTGATGACATCCGCAAAGCGGGCAATCAAACCTGGGAAGCGGTGTTGTCAAAGATCCAGGTGAAAGGCGGCACTGAAAAACAAAAGCGGATGTTCTATTCCTGCTTTTACCGGTCACTGTTGTGGCCAGCCCTGCTCAGTGATGTGAATGGTGAATATACGGATGCAAAACGGCAGGTGGTAAAGGCCGATTTTAACTACTATACCATTCCTTCCCTTTGGGATACCTACCGCAACAAAGATGTGCTGCTGGGCATCGTATCGCCGCAGGTAACGCTGGATGTGATCAAGTCGCTCAAGGACATAGGCGATAAAATGGGATTTATTCCCACCTTTTTCCATGGAGATCATGCAGCTTCTTCCATCACAGGCGCCTACCTGCGCGGCATTACCAACTTTGATGTAAAAGGCACTTATCAATTGCTGTTAAGAAATGCAACCGTAGAAGGCGGCACGCGGCCGCATATTACTGAATACATACAAAAGGGTTACATCTCCGAGCCGGATATTGCAGCGCCCCATGTGGAGACCAAGGCCAAAGCCGGTGTTTCCAAAACACTCGAATATGCCTATGATGACTACTCAGTAGCGCAGTTGGCAAAGCAATTGGGCGATACGGCCAACTACAGGCTATTCATGGTCCGCTCAAAGAACTACAAAAACGTATTTGATCCTTCCACCCGCTTCATGCGTGGCCGGTTAGAGAACGGTGAATGGGTTCGGCACTTCAATCCGCAATATCCCTACTATGAATACATGTACCGGGAGGCCAATGCCTGGCAGGTATCTTTCTATGCCCCGCACGACATGAAAGGACTGATTGAACTATATGGTGGCGCAAAGAACTTTGAAGCCAAACTCGATTCATTATTTACGGTACCCTGGAATCCTAACTACATTGCCAGGAATGTGGAGACCATGGTAGGACAATATTGCCAGGGCAATCAACCCGATCATGAAGCGCCTTTTGCCTACCACTTCATTGGCAAGCCGGAAAAGTCTCAAAAAATACTGGATCACATCTTAAACAATTTGTACGGTATTGGCGAAGACGGACTGATCCTGAGTGGCATGGATGATGCGGGCGAAATGTCGGCCTGGTACCTGTTCAGTGCATTGGGTTTATATCCTTTTTCCGCCACCGATCCCGAATACATTGTCACCGTACCGCTGTTTGACCAGGTAAGCTGGCGGCAAACCAACGGTAAACTATTGACCATAAAAAAGTCGGGCAACAGCAGGCACATGCGCGCCATCCTTGTCAATGGAAAAAAGAATACCGGCTACTTCGTACCGCATGAGCTGTTCAAAAAAGGAGGGGAGGTTGTTATACAAACGCGATAA
- a CDS encoding M20/M25/M40 family metallo-hydrolase, translated as MRESILTGLFLIASVSLFAQQNPTWEPVFRKINDEVQQHSKAYSTLKDATETIGHRLTGSENGSKAEAYAYNLLKSYGFTDVKYQPFEVESWSRGTLAVSVGANTGSLQPVKSVSLAHSPVKVDLTAEVVDMGNGLDSDYIARPGVVKDKIALVYLGLLPGTTGRSLHRSEKTAIAIKYGAKGIIVINTVDGGTLLTGTASVTGKLIPIPAVCIGKEDGMQWKEQLKTGLLYSRINMTNFSGLIKARNVIATIKGSSLSREKIVVGGHLDSWDLATGAIDNGIGSFSVLDMARTFQQLHLKPKRTIEFVMFMGEEQGLLGSKAYVAAAIKNKQIDHLRYMLNFDMTGDVRSYSSSMPEAKELFQAIGAIANKIDTTFTNGFSDRTGLHSDHQPFMLQGIPTGGGGGGRGVNGPAGCYHADCDVFSLVNSEQGLKNTVRFVSMLLYGLGTADTIPVKKLNDEETKQFLLQHNLKEPLVLEGAWRWKD; from the coding sequence ATGAGAGAATCAATACTGACCGGCCTGTTCCTTATTGCAAGTGTTTCCCTGTTTGCACAACAAAATCCCACCTGGGAGCCTGTTTTCAGAAAGATCAATGATGAGGTACAACAACATTCCAAAGCTTACAGTACGCTAAAGGATGCGACAGAAACGATCGGGCACCGGCTTACCGGGTCCGAAAATGGCAGCAAGGCAGAGGCTTATGCTTATAACCTGCTCAAGTCCTACGGGTTTACCGATGTAAAATATCAACCTTTTGAAGTAGAGAGCTGGAGTCGCGGTACGCTGGCAGTGAGCGTAGGCGCCAATACTGGTTCCCTGCAACCAGTAAAGTCGGTATCACTGGCGCATTCACCGGTGAAGGTGGACCTTACTGCTGAAGTAGTAGATATGGGCAATGGCCTGGACAGTGATTATATAGCCCGTCCTGGTGTGGTGAAAGATAAGATCGCGCTGGTATATCTCGGCCTGCTTCCGGGCACAACAGGCCGGTCTTTGCACCGCTCAGAAAAAACAGCCATCGCCATTAAATATGGCGCCAAAGGCATTATTGTGATTAATACGGTAGATGGCGGCACACTGCTGACCGGCACAGCTTCTGTAACCGGGAAACTGATCCCCATACCAGCCGTTTGTATTGGCAAGGAAGACGGCATGCAATGGAAAGAGCAGTTGAAAACCGGCCTCTTGTACAGCCGGATAAATATGACCAATTTCTCCGGCCTTATAAAAGCGCGGAATGTGATCGCTACGATCAAAGGCAGCAGCCTGTCCCGGGAGAAGATCGTGGTGGGCGGCCACCTCGACAGTTGGGACCTTGCCACCGGCGCTATCGATAATGGCATCGGGTCTTTTTCTGTACTGGATATGGCGAGAACGTTTCAACAACTACACCTGAAGCCCAAACGCACGATTGAGTTTGTGATGTTTATGGGTGAAGAGCAGGGCCTGCTGGGTTCGAAAGCGTATGTAGCCGCAGCTATTAAAAACAAGCAAATTGACCACCTGCGGTATATGCTCAATTTCGATATGACGGGTGATGTGCGCAGTTATTCTTCGAGCATGCCGGAAGCGAAGGAACTTTTCCAGGCGATTGGCGCCATTGCTAATAAGATTGACACGACTTTCACAAATGGTTTTTCGGACAGGACAGGCCTGCACAGCGATCACCAGCCCTTTATGCTGCAAGGCATTCCCACAGGCGGTGGCGGTGGCGGCCGTGGCGTAAATGGTCCGGCAGGTTGTTATCATGCAGACTGTGATGTATTCAGCCTGGTAAATAGTGAGCAAGGCCTGAAAAACACCGTCCGGTTTGTATCTATGCTGTTATACGGGCTGGGCACAGCCGATACGATTCCTGTGAAGAAACTAAATGATGAGGAAACCAAACAGTTCCTGTTGCAGCATAACCTGAAAGAGCCGCTGGTGCTGGAAGGAGCATGGCGATGGAAGGATTAG
- a CDS encoding tetratricopeptide repeat protein, translating into MRKHFTCLSFFVYCLSCLHAQDSLKETNSRVKPVTNASFVTLISTISQKANEQAITEKAPTLAHYDECFTAFAHEHGITCTQARELVNAWAQADSVKNEEGDLMLQGARNYYLKQFHTSSLYYEQAAILQEESLPVNLTGAGGQDPAITAATDATCTAYLLAGNSASEGGNFKRAIRLYRKADSLLLQDTPAQKKSHVQDLLAIVLYEEGNRLGGDEGFALLTQAAALEQAALARYSPTTFPQEWARSQSNLGTILQTQGELVAGSTGDSLFLQSLSAYNAALTVYTKKDQPQDWARMQNNMGVVLSNLGAIEEAIAAFRAALEIYTRQDHPQDWALAQYNLGNMLQFWGSDTKDAAAIILFKESAAAYRLALEVYTEKESPEEWAWAQHHLGVSLFEQGRVTEGRTLLSEAVAAFRAALIVHTKECFPEAYASTQYNLGTALWEESSRAATNSIILLEEAVMAYTAALDFYTQKDNPEQWFNTQNSLGLLQEQKQQWTAAIRHFENLRDMEPMYAAQKVNELRRKAGQ; encoded by the coding sequence ATGCGTAAGCATTTTACCTGCCTGTCTTTTTTTGTATACTGCCTGTCGTGCCTGCATGCGCAGGATAGCCTGAAAGAGACTAACAGCCGCGTTAAGCCGGTTACGAATGCTTCTTTTGTAACACTGATCAGCACCATCTCCCAAAAAGCGAACGAGCAGGCCATCACAGAAAAAGCTCCCACCCTTGCGCATTATGATGAATGTTTTACAGCATTTGCCCATGAGCATGGGATTACCTGCACGCAAGCAAGGGAACTGGTGAATGCCTGGGCGCAGGCAGATTCTGTAAAGAATGAAGAGGGGGACCTGATGCTGCAGGGAGCCCGCAATTATTACCTGAAACAATTCCACACTTCTTCGCTGTATTATGAACAGGCTGCTATATTGCAGGAAGAGTCATTACCTGTGAACCTGACCGGCGCAGGCGGGCAAGACCCGGCCATAACAGCAGCAACGGATGCAACCTGCACCGCTTATTTACTGGCAGGTAACAGCGCCAGCGAGGGCGGTAATTTCAAAAGAGCTATCCGCCTGTACCGCAAGGCCGACAGCCTGCTGTTGCAGGATACGCCGGCACAAAAGAAAAGCCATGTGCAGGACCTGCTGGCCATCGTATTGTACGAAGAAGGTAACCGCCTCGGAGGTGATGAAGGCTTTGCTTTATTGACACAGGCTGCTGCGCTTGAGCAGGCAGCGCTTGCCCGGTATAGTCCAACCACCTTCCCACAGGAATGGGCCCGGTCGCAAAGCAACCTGGGCACGATATTGCAAACACAGGGGGAACTGGTAGCAGGAAGTACCGGCGATAGTTTATTCCTGCAGTCCCTCTCGGCTTACAATGCTGCACTGACCGTTTATACCAAAAAGGATCAGCCGCAAGACTGGGCAAGGATGCAGAATAATATGGGCGTTGTATTGAGTAACCTGGGCGCTATTGAAGAAGCGATTGCCGCTTTCCGGGCAGCACTGGAAATATATACCCGTCAGGATCATCCGCAAGACTGGGCACTGGCACAATATAACCTGGGCAATATGCTTCAGTTCTGGGGCAGTGATACAAAAGATGCTGCAGCCATTATCCTGTTTAAGGAGTCGGCCGCAGCCTATCGGCTGGCGCTGGAAGTGTATACTGAAAAAGAATCGCCGGAGGAATGGGCCTGGGCCCAGCATCACCTCGGTGTGTCATTGTTTGAGCAAGGCCGGGTTACCGAAGGCAGGACTTTACTCTCCGAAGCAGTGGCGGCCTTCCGCGCAGCGCTGATCGTACACACCAAAGAATGTTTTCCGGAAGCCTATGCCAGCACGCAATACAACCTGGGCACTGCCCTTTGGGAAGAAAGCAGCCGCGCCGCCACGAACAGTATCATCCTGCTGGAAGAAGCAGTGATGGCCTATACCGCTGCACTTGACTTCTATACCCAAAAAGATAATCCGGAACAATGGTTCAATACTCAAAATAGCCTCGGACTATTGCAGGAGCAAAAACAACAATGGACGGCTGCCATCCGGCATTTTGAGAACCTCCGTGACATGGAACCTATGTATGCCGCACAAAAGGTAAATGAATTACGTAGAAAGGCGGGACAGTAA